Proteins encoded by one window of Chryseobacterium aquaeductus:
- a CDS encoding RNA polymerase sigma factor, whose protein sequence is MKIKDAEIISLMQDPRTQEKGVRVLMDAYQSRLYWHIRRIIVDGDLAQDTLQETFIKAYQNFHQFKNDSQLYTWLYRIATNEALQQINKLKRMQKTDEDPEYYMQNLVADNTHSDAEEIQIFLQKAIQSLPEKQKLVFMMRYYDDLPYEEISKIVDMSVGTLKTNYHYAKQKIEEYIKENYER, encoded by the coding sequence ATGAAGATTAAAGACGCGGAAATTATATCGCTGATGCAAGACCCACGAACTCAGGAAAAGGGAGTTCGCGTTTTGATGGATGCTTATCAGAGTAGACTGTATTGGCACATCAGAAGAATTATTGTAGATGGAGATCTTGCGCAAGATACCTTGCAGGAGACTTTTATCAAAGCATATCAGAATTTTCATCAGTTTAAAAATGATAGTCAGCTTTATACTTGGTTATACAGAATTGCAACCAATGAAGCGTTGCAACAGATCAATAAACTGAAAAGAATGCAAAAAACAGATGAAGATCCTGAATATTATATGCAGAATCTGGTAGCTGACAATACACATAGCGATGCTGAAGAGATACAGATCTTTTTGCAAAAAGCCATACAAAGCCTGCCTGAAAAGCAGAAACTGGTATTTATGATGCGGTATTATGATGATTTGCCTTACGAAGAAATATCTAAAATTGTAGATATGTCTGTAGGGACTTTGAAAACGAATTATCACTACGCCAAGCAGAAAATAGAAGAATATATAAAAGAAAATTACGAAAGATAA